Part of the Lolium rigidum isolate FL_2022 chromosome 6, APGP_CSIRO_Lrig_0.1, whole genome shotgun sequence genome, TCAAACATATAGTAGTTTGCTCTGCGCCTCAATTGAATTCAAATAGCACGGAGTCATTTATCTTATACGTTGTCTTGTATAATCCAAACAAATAGCATGATGCAAATTACCCTAGAGCACATGCCACATGGGTTATTTTCTATGAAGTGTGATATCTTTTGTGTCTTTGTTTTGGAGGAAAAACTTTAAGCAACTCGCCATGTAGTATTGTATATTGTACCCCATAAATATTTTTTacgaacacacatgtattaaactACTGAATTCGTATTTCACATCCCGGACAAACTAAAAAGAGAAGTAAGGATTTTTGTTGTTCTCGTTGTTTGTACATTTTCGATAAGAAAAATCTTTGAGAAATATTACATGCGCTTATTTACTTGCAACGTGTCTTCTATAGCTCATGCCAAGGCCATGGATATCGAAATTTGTATCATACTAATCAAATCTAACAATTGCTCCTATTCTGTACCATGATTTCAATTTTTCTCTGATGTTGCTAACGAAAGGTTGTTTTCTGACCACATCCACGCCTAGTCGTTGAACAGGATCTACCTCCTCAACATATTGTCGAACATGCACTTCTAGATCCGTTATTAGTTGTATACTCCAAATTACAACAGCCAAAGCAGGTCCATAAAACTTAACCAGCAAAAATAACCCAAGAGAGTCCAGTCCAAGCGAGGGGTACTAAATGACACCTGTAATACGCTCGATGCAGGGGAAAGTAAATTCCCTGTCGCCCCGATGCCCATCTGCTCCCACCCCGAGCGATCCGGTCAAACCCACGCCCCCCTCGTTGATCGATTTCCTCGGCATCTGCTTCATCTCCGGCGCCAGCACCACCTCGTCTTCGTCGTTCTCCTTGTGCCCGCAATCGAGCCGGGGGCCTCCGCAATCGACGCCACGGCCGTCATCTTCGTCTCCGGCCGCCCCCGTCCTCGACTGGTCGCCGGCCACCACCATCTCCCTCACCTCCGGCTCGCCTCCGCCCACGCTAAACTCGCCCCCGCCCCTTCTTCCCTCGTCCTCTCGCTGCCGCGCTCACCCAGGAGCACCTGCGCTGCTGCTCGATGTTGTTGTTTCCCGTCGGCGACATCTCCGGCGCCTCAAGCTCCTGGCCACCTCcggcggcgtggacccagggcgcCGCTCCATCAGCTCCATCATCCTAGAGCACGTGCGGCCTCGTCCTCGCCCGACTATGATCCACCGGGAACTCTGGCATCCTCCTTTTAATTCACCGAATCAATCAATTGCGCTCCTTCTTGTTGATTCACCTGGCTGATATTGCAGGCAATTTCAAGGTTTATAAATTGGTGGAACTCGTCATAAGGGGACGATGTGGGACTATTGAAGCCAATATTTTTTTGTTGGATTCGATCTTCATGAATTTCTGTTACAAACTGCTGCCAAGTCCTAATAGGACAATAGAGAAGCCCATATGATAAAGCTGATACCAAATTGCGGGACCAAAAGAAAGGCCGAAGTGCACTGGCTGTCGGAGGAACACATCCCTGTTGTTCGCTCGGTGGGAGATAGACGAACCGGTATAATGGCAGGGgtagtattatgcgatttggtgggagggtaaaacggtctaaaaaaagttggacgaaactttttggcagaaaccttagctcctttattattaggtatagatagactagcaaaaatgcccgtgcgttgcatcgggttgTTATTCAATAGATATTTTGTCATCGTGTCATACACAGGTGAACACCAAGTCGTTGACAACTACGAGCGACCACATCGCTGCTCTCGAGCAAAGCTTTCACACTCTGTTTCCCTCTCCGTAGCAGGTCATGCGTAAGAGCTAACATTACTCGCTCGATAGACTTTTTGTCCATTCTCAGAAAATATAGTTTTCATGTCCCACTGTCGGTATGCATCCCTCGACGCATCAGCCtgccatcctcatcctctcccttTTTTTTCCTTGTCGCCCACCTACCCTAGCAGAGGCCCAAGACCCAGTCGGCTAAGCtctcccctaaccctaatcctctctgTCCTTACCACTTTCTCCAGCATAGGCATGCCCCTAGCCcgctgcctctctctctctctctcacccggATCGACCCAGCGTAGCGCGTCTCATGGACGTGCCCTTCCCCACGCAGCGTGAAGAACACAGTCGTCGCATACCCATCTACCGGTCAAATTAACTAACGTGTTAGAAAGGAACAAAAAATAAACTTTGGATAAAAAATTGGTGCCGCCCATATTTTGTGCAAAAATCGACCATCCATTGGAAGCATCAAATTTAACTCTCTATATCAACTTGGATAGCTCTCTAGAAAATTTACATCTTTATGTTGCACTAATTCCCACCAATTTGTCTTTGTTTTGTCAAACGACAATTTTGCCTATTTCAGTCGAGCAGTTCTTATGTTTTTCAATGTACAATTTACCAATAGCTGATCTCGACCGCCCGTAGGAGGAGGCGTTATCATTTCATTGCTACACATCTCTCGGAGGAGATACTGCCGGTGCTGCCCCACAATCCGTTTAAGCCTTTCTTTGATAGTCGAATGCAGCAGCTCACCACCAATCCATTTAATTACAGATGTAATCTACAGCCGACAATCCTGATAATTTGATTAGCTCACGGCAGACAATCCCCCAATTTGATTAGCTCACAGCAGACAATCCCCCAATTTGATTAGCTCACAACCAACAATCCCGCAAATTTGCTTGATGATTTTCTTTTTCTGCTTGGTGATGCTATGCAATTTGTCAACGTATATAAATCGgtagagataggtgtaaggaagcAGGGTGGGACTAAACATGAGTCTACGATGGAGCCTCGACCAGCCTGGAGTCGTTGAGAAGCTCGAACGTGCCTCCCAAGGAAGCTAAGCCCATAAGGTTATTTTGCTTTCAGACTTAGCTAGCCCAGAACGTGGATCCCGGCCCGGAACGTGAGACAGAACCAAATAAGGTTGGGCCGAGTTCTTATTCCACCGCGCTCGTGGTCCAGCTTGGCGACGGACAAAGGAACAGGGAAATATTTGCCCAGCGAACCGGTAAGGGCAATCtgatgtattatgcgatttggtgggagggcaaaacggtctaaataaagttggacgaaaattttggcagaaaccttagctcctttattattaggtatagaattGAGCACTATTCCGTTAGGTAATCCACGGCTAAACATTTATCAACAGACACATGTACATTTCACCCCAAATTGGAGAGCACAAATCGAACCAATTAATTAATCTGCACAAGACATGTCTGTTCTTTACTCCTTTTCTTTTAACATCATGTTTGTCCTTTGCCTTCTCTTCTTTTTCTCTACATACAGTAACCAATGCCAAGGTATATCATGCAGTAGGCCAAAACAATAACTCTGTACTCTACTGGTGGTTCCGGGTCTCGACGATGGCGGGATCGGCAAATGGCCCGTAGAGCCAGCCCCTGGCGATGTGGCCGTAGGCCGCCTCCGTGAGGTGGATGCCGTCCCAGCTCCAGTGGTTGGACGGGTCCTCGCACGAGTAGGCGCCGGGCTCGCCGCACTTGGATGTGAGGTTGAAGTTGTAGACCCCCACCCCCGGCGCACCGCAGCACGCCCTCGGCTTCTGCTTCAGCATCCCTGCACAACAGCACACAACGAAATTAGCAAATGCGCAGTGAAGTCCAAACAAAATTTGAACCATGATTTTGCGATTCAGACTATTCAGTGTTGAGAAGATTAAGAATGCGTGGAATGTGGTGTTGCATTGTTTTTCTATTCCCATCCTGAATTCCCGGATCACGACTTGCGTCATACATACTTTTGGGTACTCCCCTTTTTGCCTGATCTTGCGTGGCAGATTAGGACAATCAACGGACCAGACAAAGAACATTGCGGAATACGTCTTCGCTTAAAACAGCGGTCAGAATTTGACGGAGATTAACCCATTGAGACTAGTTGTTTAAAAACGTGCCATCACAATATGCATCTAATAATCCAGAACGTCCTGACGAATCAGCGCACAGCTTCACACCAGCTGCTACTTCTCCGATCTTTCTCACTTTCTCAGGGATAGAGATCGGCTAGTTGGACTGATTCTAATAATCATGTCTCGAGTGGTCGTTTTCTCCCTTAATGAAAACTagacattgatgtgtacacgaATCTGTGGTCTATCGATACCATGAACGGAGTACTAGAACCGACGAGCAACTTGGCCGAATAATGCATGACACTATGCCTGCCTTATTGGCTTATTATTGCTGCATGATTACTTGGTTAGAAACAGTGATAAGGGGAGGCTTCCAAATGTGCAGAAAAGCTGCATATGCCAAGTGGGTAACCCCAAAATGATCTATGTATCGTTTAGCTCTTGTACTTCTTGTAACTGTACTTCCTAGTAGCTCCTAGTTTAACAAGTGTGCACAAACTTGGAAAGTAGTAGTAGTATAGTAATTTCAGGGCctgccgattttttttttttttggagcaaccggcaggagcactgccttttcattaagcaagagGGAACAACAAGGTCCAAACTGTACAAAGAGAGGGCATTTTTAGATTAAGGTGGTAAAATGCCCAGAACCCTGCCGATTCTATTTCAATTGTTTTATATTTTTCCATGGACGACTCTTGGCTCTAACAATAAAGCCCTAACATTCCAGTTGTCTCAGTTAAATGCCAAATTGCAGCCCATGTTGTACCACTATCCGAACAGGTCAATGCTACGGATCACATGGAATCAACGATAAGGAACCAATAAGGCTGGAATGTAATTTTAAAAATAGCTGAATTTTAAAAGGAGCCAATGAGCAGCTTAGATATCTCTACCATGTGCGTTGCGACAACCCAATGAGTTCAAGAGGGCTGGGATACTTTATACCTCCAATAATCTACTGCAAATTACCCTGCCAAGACAGTTCCAAAGTCTTCTTGTGCCAATTAATTTGGCATGGCCACAGAATAATTGGTTAATCTGATCGAGGAACTGGTTTTTTGTCAAAACTTTCATGACGACGGAAGAATGGAGGTTCTTTTGTTTGATCGATTATAGCCTGCTATATATGTCATCGATTGTTTCGTTAGGTGTCACATCAACGCATCGTCATGACACACGTCGGACGTGCCTACGCAGACTAGCAGTATCTCTGTAGGATGGAGCACCACTCCTCCACATTTCTTAATCAGGTTGCAATGTTGACGACGGGAGGTAGCTTAGCTACCCCTCGTCTAGACAATGACAAGTAGCCAGCGAAGCTTCTTACTAGAAACTTTATCATCCTATTCACGGGAAGAGTTCAAGGTCTTTGTACAACCTGATCACGAAACCTCATAAGAATAGGAAAGTTCTACCTAACCACCGGGTTGGATCGCTCGCCCGGAAATGTATGCATATGCTCCGGTCACTCCGTTGATTCTCTTGTTCCCATCCCTTTCCCCGTTCCCATGCTTATGGTGATGACGATTCACGCAGCTTCATAATTAAAATAGTTCGACGATTATTTGCGTACTTCTGTATTCCCTCTGAACTAAaaaccacgacaagaattatggaatgaAGAGAGTGGCTTAAATTCCTTTTCGAAAATCAAGCTCGTTTAGTTCTTCGTGGTTTTGAGGAGTTGCGAAAAAATATTAGTTTTGGAAATTTTGTACTATGGAAAGCCTTCTTTCTGTCCTTTGTTTTAAGTTTAAACCTTTTTtacttccaaaaaaaaaagcgGGGACAGGTGGTGGGCCCCTACGTCCACATTCCGTAACGAACCGAACTAACTGCCGAGACGCAAACTGCCGTGGCCGCAGAGCGCGCGCGAGGAGAGGAGCAGAGCAGAGACAAACGAAAGGAAACGAGCGAAACTGAGAGAGATGAAGGAAGGGGGACGGTTGACTTACCCCACTTCTCGGCATGGAGGACGAACTGGATGGCGGGCGTGTAGTAGTCGGCGTACATGATGcgcacgccggcgccggcgtgctTCTCCCGGAGCTGGGCGATCTTGCGCTGCAGCGCGACGTTGTGCACCCAGGAGAGCGTGTTGAGGTCCTTGATGCAGCCGCTCTTGCCTCCGTACCCGTCGGCCTGCTTGCGGAAGATGGAGAGGTACACCGGGAAGCAGCCGATGGGGAGCACCCCCGGCACCACCAGCTCCACCGCCCCCTCCGCGATCAGCTTCTCGATCCCCTCGCCGATGGAGTCGACGATGTCCGGCACGAACTTGTGCACCTCCTCCAGCGGCTGGAACGCGAACAGCGGGGAGTTGTAGTCGTTGCCGCCGAACTCGCCCACGATGAACAGCGACCGTCGGAACAGGTCCTTGCACTCTGCACATCAATGCATAGGTGCCCGTCAGTACATCTATACAGCAGAAATTTGACGGCTATGCATGTGTCGATCCATCACCAACCTTCGGGGGATTTGCAGATTTTGGGCTTCATCTCCTGCAGCCACTTGATCTGGGTGTGCAGGGAGCCGGAGCTCCAGATGGTTTTACCCAGACCCTTGGCCACGAAGTACTCCCTGTCCAGCGCCGTGGCCCCGGTGATGGCGAAGTTGGCGCCGTAGTGGAAGGTGGCGTTCTTCGCCTTggacggcggcagcagcggcaGACCCAGCTCCTGCGCTGCTCGATCACAGCAAGAACACGGTTCAGAACAACACGAATGGTGGCAATAACCGACGATGATCCAGCTTAATCACgtaccgatgaagtcgacgacgAGACGGCCGTCGGAGCATCGCCCGGTGGGGTACCCGAAGTACGTCATGCCGTACGGCAGCTTCGCCGTCGCGAGGTAGTCCGGGATTCCATCAACAACCAGGTTGCCGGCGTCCACGAGGGAGTCGCCGAAGTTGAAGATGGCGGCgtacttcttcgccgccgcctgcTGCCGGCCCGCAAGCAGCACCAGGAGCAGGAGAAGGACGCAGGCCGATGATAACTGGCTCCTCCTCGTCATGGTGGCACGCGCGCACCGCCGGCTGTGCTTGCGCGCCCCGCGAGGTTGATGTCACACACGTATCGGAGACTTTGTTCCGATCGAGCGAGCGAGCTAGCTTGCGTTGCTTTGCTGACCTCGATCGGCTCCGAGAGCTCGTTTAAATCCTCGTGCGGAGCTGGTCTACGGGGGTACGATGGTGGTTAAAGTAATGGAAGGATCTCTCTCGCCTTGATCAAGGCGCGAGAGGATTGGCCCTGGTGCTTTGATTGAGTCTTGGTTTCTGGGGAGAGAGTGGGGAT contains:
- the LOC124668263 gene encoding GDSL esterase/lipase At5g45910-like, which gives rise to MTRRSQLSSACVLLLLLVLLAGRQQAAAKKYAAIFNFGDSLVDAGNLVVDGIPDYLATAKLPYGMTYFGYPTGRCSDGRLVVDFIAQELGLPLLPPSKAKNATFHYGANFAITGATALDREYFVAKGLGKTIWSSGSLHTQIKWLQEMKPKICKSPEECKDLFRRSLFIVGEFGGNDYNSPLFAFQPLEEVHKFVPDIVDSIGEGIEKLIAEGAVELVVPGVLPIGCFPVYLSIFRKQADGYGGKSGCIKDLNTLSWVHNVALQRKIAQLREKHAGAGVRIMYADYYTPAIQFVLHAEKWGMLKQKPRACCGAPGVGVYNFNLTSKCGEPGAYSCEDPSNHWSWDGIHLTEAAYGHIARGWLYGPFADPAIVETRNHQ